In Cryptomeria japonica chromosome 10, Sugi_1.0, whole genome shotgun sequence, a genomic segment contains:
- the LOC131079946 gene encoding aspartic proteinase nepenthesin-1-like — MCMISCSCGRVAWTKTGENLGLTRVELSRREPDLSFSERLKGAVVRSKSRSQKIDAIVKKAISKQLDAESPVHVGDGEFLMKVGVGSPSVSFDAIVDTGSDLIWTQCMPCIQCYKQPSPIFDPSKSSTYSKVPCGSDLCNALQLKYCSHDCTYLYLYGDLSSTSGVLSYETFTIGNATRVPEIAFGCGNNNQGEGFQQGGGLVGLGRGPLSLTSQLASKSMVDSKFSYCLLPITDSTSKTSPLFFGNDAALSGAKTLELIRSSTIPTFWYIPITGITVDGSALDIPPGTFDLKANGSGGMIIDSGTTVTILDEAAYSPLKAAIQSAVHLTPADGSSTGLDLCYKMPSAGSVKPTFPSLTFNFKGGIDYEIPTENYFIEIDDGKEQLLCLAVLGSSGLLASGPSIFGNVQQQNYHILYNDADNILSFKPTTCDSL, encoded by the coding sequence ATGTGCATGATATCATGTTCGTGTGGCAGAGTTGCTTGGACAAAAACGGGTGAAAATCTGGGGCTGACGAGGGTGGAACTGAGCCGCAGAGAGCCAGATTTGAGCTTCAGTGAGCGATTGAAGGGTGCTGTAGTCCGAAGCAAGAGCCGATCACAGAAAATAGACGCAATTGTGAAGAAAGCAATAAGCAAGCAGCTAGATGCTGAATCCCCCGTTCACGTGGGAGATGGGGAATTTCTGATGAAAGTGGGAGTGGGAAGCCCTTCAGTCAGCTTCGACGCAATCGTGGACACTGGGAGTGATCTGATATGGACTCAGTGCATGCCTTGCATTCAGTGCTACAAACAACCCTCGCCCATCTTCGATCCATCCAAATCCTCCACATACTCCAAAGTTCCCTGCGGCAGCGATCTCTGCAATGCATTGCAGCTCAAGTACTGCTCTCACGATTGCACCTACCTTTATCTCTATGGTGATTTGTCCTCCACCAGCGGTGTGCTCTCCTACGAAACATTCACCATCGGTAATGCCACCCGCGTTCCTGAAATCGCCTTCGGATGCGGAAACAACAATCAAGGCGAAGGCTTCCAGCAGGGCGGGGGCCTCGTGGGGTTGGGACGTGGTCCTCTCTCCCTCACCTCTCAGCTCGCCTCCAAGTCCATGGTCGATAGCAAATTCTCGTACTGTCTCCTCCCCATCACAGACTCCACCTCCAAAACTAGCCCTCTCTTCTTCGGCAACGACGCTGCCCTGAGCGGCGCAAAGACACTGGAGCTGATCAGAAGCAGCACCATTCCGACGTTCTGGTACATCCCCATCACCGGAATCACCGTCGACGGGTCCGCCCTGGACATTCCTCCGGGCACATTCGATCTGAAGGCTAACGGCAGCGGAGGGATGATCATCGACTCTGGAACCACCGTCACCATTCTCGATGAGGCCGCATACTCTCCTCTCAAGGCAGCCATCCAGTCCGCCGTTCATCTCACTCCCGCAGACGGCTCTTCCACGGGACTCGATCTCTGCTACAAAATGCCTTCTGCCGGCTCAGTTAAGCCCACCTTTCCGTCCCTTACTTTCAACTTCAAAGGTGGGATTGACTACGAGATTCCGACAGAAAACTACTTTATTGAGATAGACGACGGGAAGGAGCAGCTGTTGTGCTTGGCTGTTCTGGGCTCTTCTGGGCTGCTTGCATCGGGACCTTCCATCTTCGGCAACGTGCAGCAGCAGAACTATCACATCCTTTACAACGACGCCGACAACATCCTTTCTTTCAAACCCACAACCTGCgattctctctag